The Antennarius striatus isolate MH-2024 chromosome 23, ASM4005453v1, whole genome shotgun sequence genome has a segment encoding these proteins:
- the LOC137590843 gene encoding cerebellin-3-like, with protein sequence MASKVMFTAVADQGGKYGPFPTDRTLVFNTTITDIGGGYDKTSGEFTAPSSGYFYFTFFYHAEKEQMSGLTLIKNDSIVIKAYDENKPGPNICDNAGNAAFLQLNAGDRVYVRLPAKCRIYASDRTTSFSGFMVAPM encoded by the exons ATGG CCTCAAAGGTGATGTTCACTGCTGTGGCAGACCAAGGAGGGAAATATGGACCCTTCCCTACAGACAGAACTCTGGTTTTCAACACCACGATTACAGACATTGGTGGAGGCTATGATAAAACTTCAG GCGAGTTCACAGCTCCCAGCTCTGGTTATTTCTATTTCACCTTCTTCTATCATGCTGAGAAAGAACAGATGTCAGGACTGACTCTGATAAAGAACGACAGCATCGTCATCAAGGCTTATGATGAAAATAAACCAGGTCCTAACATCTGTGACAATGCAGGAAACGCAGCATTCCTGCAGCTGAACGCAGGAGACAGGGTGTACGTGCGCCTGCCTGCCAAATGTCGCATTTATGCTTCAGACCGCACGACCAGCTTCAGCGGTTTTATGGTCGCTCCAATGTGA
- the LOC137590927 gene encoding complement C1q-like protein 4, giving the protein MASNVMFTAVADQGGKYGPFPTDRTLVFNTTITDIGGGYDKTSGEFTAPSSGYFYFTFFYHAGKAQKSGLTLMKNSNIIVNAYDQNQPGPNFCDNAGNGAFLQLNAGDRVYVRLPANCVIYASDRTTSFSGFMVAPM; this is encoded by the exons ATGG CCTCAAACGTGATGTTCACTGCTGTGGCAGACCAAGGAGGGAAATATGGACCCTTCCCTACAGACAGAACTCTGGTTTTCAACACCACGATTACAGACATTGGTGGAGGCTATGATAAAACTTCAG GTGAGTTCACAGCTCCCAGCTCGGGTTATTTCTATTTCACCTTCTTCTATCATGCTGGGAAAGCACAGAAGTCAGGACTGACCCTGATGAAGAACAGCAACATCATCGTCAACGCTTATGACCAAAATCAACCAGGTCCCAACTTCTGTGACAATGCAGGAAACGGAGCATTCCTGCAGCTGAACGCAGGAGACAGGGTGTACGTGCGCCTGCCTGCAAACTGTGTCATTTATGCTTCAGACCGCACAACCAGCTTCAGCGGTTTTATGGTCGCTCCAATGTGA
- the LOC137590897 gene encoding cerebellin-3-like: protein METKVMFTAVADQGGKYGPFPTDRTLVFNTAITNVGGGYDKTSGEFTAPSSGYFYFTFFYHAEKEQMSGLTLIKNDSIVVKAYDENKPGPNICDNAGNAAFLQLNAGDRVYVRLPANCRIYASDRTTSFSGFMVAPM from the exons ATGG aaACAAAGGTGATGTTCACTGCTGTGGCAGACCAAGGAGGGAAATATGGACCCTTCCCTACAGACAGAACTCTGGTTTTCAACACCGCGATTACAAACGTTGGTGGAGGCTATGATAAAACTTCAG gCGAGTTCACAGCTCCCAGCTCTGGTTATTTCTATTTCACCTTCTTCTATCATGCTGAGAAAGAACAGATGTCAGGACTGACTCTGATAAAGAACGACAGCATCGTCGTCAAGGCTTATGATGAAAATAAACCAGGTCCTAACATCTGTGACAATGCAGGAAACGCAGCATTCCTGCAGCTGAACGCAGGAGACAGGGTGTACGTGCGCCTTCCTGCTAACTGTCGCATTTACGCTTCAGACCGCACGACCAGCTTCAGCGGTTTTATGGTCGCTCCAATGTGA
- the LOC137590507 gene encoding complement C1q tumor necrosis factor-related protein 3-like translates to MASNVMFTAVADQGGKYGPFPTDRTLVFNTTITNIGGGYDKTSGEFKAPSSGYFYFTFFYHAGKEEMSGLTLIKNDSIVVKAYDENKPGPNICDNAGNAAFLQLNAGDRVYVRLPANCRIYASDRTTSFSGFMVAPM, encoded by the exons ATGG CCTCAAACGTGATGTTCACTGCTGTGGCAGACCAAGGAGGGAAATATGGACCCTTCCCTACAGACAGAACTCTGGTTTTCAACACCACGATTACAAACATTGGTGGAGGCTATGATAAAACTTCAG gCGAGTTCAAAGCTCCCAGCTCTGGTTATTTCTATTTCACCTTCTTCTATCATGCTGGGAAAGAAGAGATGTCAGGACTGACTCTGATAAAGAACGACAGCATCGTCGTCAAGGCTTATGATGAAAATAAACCAGGTCCTAACATCTGTGACAATGCAGGAAACGCAGCATTCCTGCAGCTGAACGCAGGAGACAGGGTGTACGTGCGCCTTCCTGCCAACTGTCGCATTTATGCTTCAGACCGCACGACCAGCTTCAGCGGTTTTATGGTCGCTCCAATGTGA
- the LOC137590509 gene encoding C1q-related factor-like — translation MGSEAYFTAVADLGGNFGPFAEERTLVFNTEITNIGGHYDCTSGIFKAPVPGYYYFTFFYHAGKQHQSGLTLMKDHDVIVRAFDKNQKGAEFSDNAGNAAFLQLDRGDNVFVHLPANCHVYASKSTTSFSGFLIRQLGEF, via the exons ATGG GGTCGGAGGCATATTTCACTGCAGTAGCAGACCTTGGCGGGAACTTTGGACCCTTTGCTGAAGAAAGAACTCTGGTTTTCAACACGGAGATCACAAACATTGGTGGCCATTATGACTGCACTTCAG GAATCTTCAAAGCTCCCGTTCCAGGTTATTACTACTTCACCTTCTTCTATCACGCTGGAAAACAACATCAGTCAGGACTGACTCTGATGAAGGACCACGATGTCATTGTCAGGGCATTTGATAAGAATCAAAAAGGCGCTGAATTCTCTGACAATGCAGGGAATGCAGCTTTCCTGCAGCTGGATAGGGGAGACAACGTGTTTGTGCATCTGCCTGCTAATTGTCATGTTTATGCCTCCAAAAGCACAACATCCTTCAGTGGTTTTCTGATCAGACAATTGGgggaattttaa
- the LOC137590730 gene encoding C1q-related factor-like isoform X2: protein MDDVMFTAVADHSWNCGPYEEDTTLIFNKVITNIGDGYDNISGLFTAFTSGYYYFTLFYHAGTEHVSGLTLMKNSEVIINTFEDFENGPGFTDNAGNSAFVKLERGNVVFVRLPAHCQVHASDSTTTFSGFLVSKT, encoded by the exons ATGG ACGATGTAATGTTCACTGCAGTGGCAGACCATAGTTGGAACTGTGGACCCTATGAAGAGGACACAACGCTGATTTTCAACAAAGTGATTACAAACATCGGTGATGGCTACGACAACATTTCAG GACTCTTCACAGCTTTTACTTCAGGTTATTACTATTTCACCCTCTTCTACCATGCTGGAACAGAACATGTATCGGGGCTGACTCTGATGAAGAACAGCGAAGTCATCATCAATACATTTGAAGACTTTGAGAATGGCCCTGGCTTCACCGATAATGCTGGAAACTCAGCGTTTGTGAAACTCGAGAGAGGAAACGTAGTGTTTGTTCGCCTACCTGCTCACTGTCAGGTTCATGCATCAGACAGCACGACCACCTTCAGTGGTTTTCTGGTTAGTAAGACATGA
- the LOC137590730 gene encoding C1q-related factor-like isoform X1 — protein MEDDVMFTAVADHSWNCGPYEEDTTLIFNKVITNIGDGYDNISGLFTAFTSGYYYFTLFYHAGTEHVSGLTLMKNSEVIINTFEDFENGPGFTDNAGNSAFVKLERGNVVFVRLPAHCQVHASDSTTTFSGFLVSKT, from the exons ATGG AAGACGATGTAATGTTCACTGCAGTGGCAGACCATAGTTGGAACTGTGGACCCTATGAAGAGGACACAACGCTGATTTTCAACAAAGTGATTACAAACATCGGTGATGGCTACGACAACATTTCAG GACTCTTCACAGCTTTTACTTCAGGTTATTACTATTTCACCCTCTTCTACCATGCTGGAACAGAACATGTATCGGGGCTGACTCTGATGAAGAACAGCGAAGTCATCATCAATACATTTGAAGACTTTGAGAATGGCCCTGGCTTCACCGATAATGCTGGAAACTCAGCGTTTGTGAAACTCGAGAGAGGAAACGTAGTGTTTGTTCGCCTACCTGCTCACTGTCAGGTTCATGCATCAGACAGCACGACCACCTTCAGTGGTTTTCTGGTTAGTAAGACATGA
- the LOC137590730 gene encoding uncharacterized protein isoform X3, translating to MDDVMFTAVADHSWNCGPYEEDTTLIFNKVITNIGDGYDNISEHVSGLTLMKNSEVIINTFEDFENGPGFTDNAGNSAFVKLERGNVVFVRLPAHCQVHASDSTTTFSGFLVSKT from the exons ATGG ACGATGTAATGTTCACTGCAGTGGCAGACCATAGTTGGAACTGTGGACCCTATGAAGAGGACACAACGCTGATTTTCAACAAAGTGATTACAAACATCGGTGATGGCTACGACAACATTTCAG AACATGTATCGGGGCTGACTCTGATGAAGAACAGCGAAGTCATCATCAATACATTTGAAGACTTTGAGAATGGCCCTGGCTTCACCGATAATGCTGGAAACTCAGCGTTTGTGAAACTCGAGAGAGGAAACGTAGTGTTTGTTCGCCTACCTGCTCACTGTCAGGTTCATGCATCAGACAGCACGACCACCTTCAGTGGTTTTCTGGTTAGTAAGACATGA
- the LOC137590711 gene encoding cerebellin-3-like, which translates to METKVMFTAVADQGGKYGPFPTDRTLVFNTTITNVGGGYDKTSGEFTAPSSGYFYFTFFYHAEKEQMSGLTLIKNDSIVVKAYDENKPGPNICDNAGNAAFLQLNAGDRVYVRLPANCRIYASDRTTSFSGFMVAPM; encoded by the exons ATGG aaACAAAGGTGATGTTCACTGCTGTGGCAGACCAAGGAGGGAAATATGGACCCTTCCCTACAGACAGAACTCTGGTTTTCAACACCACGATTACAAACGTTGGTGGAGGCTATGATAAAACTTCAG gCGAGTTCACAGCTCCCAGCTCTGGTTATTTCTATTTCACCTTCTTCTATCATGCTGAGAAAGAACAGATGTCAGGACTGACTCTGATAAAGAACGACAGCATCGTCGTCAAGGCTTATGATGAAAATAAACCAGGTCCTAACATCTGTGACAATGCAGGAAACGCAGCATTCCTGCAGCTGAACGCAGGAGACAGGGTGTACGTGCGCCTTCCTGCTAACTGTCGCATTTATGCTTCAGACCGCACGACCAGCTTCAGCGGTTTTATGGTCGCTCCAATGTGA
- the LOC137590681 gene encoding cerebellin-3-like — translation METKVMFTAVADQGGKYGPFPTDRTLVFNTTITNVGGGYDKTSGEFTAPSSGYFYFTFFYHAEKEQMSGLTLIKNDSIVVKAYDENKPGPNICDNAGNAAFLQLNAGDRVYVRLPANCRIYASDRTTSFSGFMVAPM, via the exons ATGG aaACAAAGGTGATGTTCACTGCTGTGGCAGACCAAGGAGGGAAATATGGACCCTTCCCTACAGACAGAACTCTGGTTTTCAACACCACGATTACAAACGTTGGTGGAGGCTATGATAAAACTTCAG gCGAGTTCACAGCTCCCAGCTCTGGTTATTTCTATTTCACCTTCTTCTATCATGCTGAGAAAGAACAGATGTCAGGACTGACTCTGATAAAGAACGACAGCATCGTCGTCAAGGCTTATGATGAAAATAAACCAGGTCCTAACATCTGTGACAATGCAGGAAACGCAGCATTCCTGCAGCTGAACGCAGGAGACAGGGTGTATGTGCGCCTTCCTGCTAACTGTCGCATTTATGCTTCAGACCGCACGACCAGCTTCAGCGGTTTTATGGTCGCTCCAATGTGA
- the LOC137590652 gene encoding cerebellin-3-like: protein METKVMFTAVADQGGKYGPFPTDRTLVFNTTITNVGGGYDKTSGEFTAPSSGYFYFTFFYHAEKEQMSGLTLIKNDSIVVKAYDENQPGPNICDNAGNAAFLQLNAGDRVYVRLPANCRIYASDRTTSFSGFMVAPM from the exons ATGG aaACAAAGGTGATGTTCACTGCTGTGGCAGACCAAGGAGGGAAATATGGACCCTTCCCTACAGACAGAACTCTGGTTTTCAACACCACGATTACAAACGTTGGTGGAGGCTATGATAAAACTTCAG gCGAGTTCACAGCTCCCAGCTCTGGTTATTTCTATTTCACCTTCTTCTATCATGCTGAGAAAGAACAGATGTCAGGACTGACTCTGATAAAGAACGACAGCATCGTCGTCAAGGCTTATGATGAAAATCAACCAGGTCCTAACATCTGTGACAATGCAGGAAACGCAGCATTCCTGCAGCTGAACGCAGGAGACAGGGTGTATGTGCGCCTTCCTGCTAACTGTCGCATTTATGCTTCAGACCGCACGACCAGCTTCAGCGGTTTTATGGTCGCTCCAATGTGA
- the LOC137590510 gene encoding complement C1q-like protein 4, protein MASKVMFTAVADQGGKYGPFPTDRTLVFNTTITDIGGGYDKTSGEFTAPSSGYYYFTFFYHAGKEQMSGLTLMKNSNIIVNAYDQNQPGPNFCDNAGNAAFLQLNAGDRVYVRLPANCRIYASDRTTSFSGFMVAPM, encoded by the exons ATGG CCTCAAAGGTGATGTTCACTGCTGTGGCAGACCAAGGAGGGAAATATGGACCCTTCCCTACAGACAGAACTCTGGTTTTCAACACCACGATTACAGACATTGGTGGAGGCTATGATAAAACTTCAG GTGAGTTCACAGCTCCCAGCTCTGGTTATTACTATTTCACCTTCTTCTATCATGCTGGGAAAGAACAGATGTCAGGACTGACCCTGATGAAGAACAGCAACATCATCGTCAACGCTTATGACCAAAATCAACCAGGTCCCAACTTCTGTGACAATGCAGGAAACGCAGCATTCCTGCAGCTGAACGCAGGAGACAGGGTGTATGTGCGCCTTCCTGCTAACTGTCGCATTTATGCATCAGACCGCACGACCAGCTTCAGCGGTTTTATGGTCGCTCCAATGTGA
- the LOC137590928 gene encoding complement C1q subcomponent subunit A-like isoform X2: MDDVMFTAVADHSWSCGPYEEDTTMIFNKVITNIGDGYDNTSGLFTAFTSGYYYFTLFYHAGTEHVSGLTLMKNSEVITNTFEDFENGPGFTDNAGKSAFVKLERGNVVFVRLPAHCQVHASDNTTTFSGFLVRKK; the protein is encoded by the exons ATGG ACGATGTAATGTTCACTGCAGTGGCAGACCATAGTTGGAGCTGTGGACCCTATGAAGAGGACACAACGATGATTTTCAACAAAGTGATTACAAACATCGGTGATGGCTACGACAACACTTCAG GACTCTTCACAGCTTTTACTTCAGGTTATTACTATTTCACCCTCTTCTACCATGCTGGAACAGAACATGTATCGGGGCTGACTCTGATGAAGAACAGCGAGGTCATCACCAATACATTTGAAGACTTTGAGAATGGCCCTGGCTTCACTGATAATGCTGGAAAATCAGCGTTTGTGAAACTCGAGAGAGGAAACGTAGTGTTTGTTCGCCTACCTGCTCACTGTCAGGTTCATGCATCAGACAACACCACCACCTTCAGTGGTTTTCTGGTTCGTAAGAAATGA
- the LOC137590928 gene encoding complement C1q subcomponent subunit A-like isoform X1, which yields MEDDVMFTAVADHSWSCGPYEEDTTMIFNKVITNIGDGYDNTSGLFTAFTSGYYYFTLFYHAGTEHVSGLTLMKNSEVITNTFEDFENGPGFTDNAGKSAFVKLERGNVVFVRLPAHCQVHASDNTTTFSGFLVRKK from the exons ATGG AAGACGATGTAATGTTCACTGCAGTGGCAGACCATAGTTGGAGCTGTGGACCCTATGAAGAGGACACAACGATGATTTTCAACAAAGTGATTACAAACATCGGTGATGGCTACGACAACACTTCAG GACTCTTCACAGCTTTTACTTCAGGTTATTACTATTTCACCCTCTTCTACCATGCTGGAACAGAACATGTATCGGGGCTGACTCTGATGAAGAACAGCGAGGTCATCACCAATACATTTGAAGACTTTGAGAATGGCCCTGGCTTCACTGATAATGCTGGAAAATCAGCGTTTGTGAAACTCGAGAGAGGAAACGTAGTGTTTGTTCGCCTACCTGCTCACTGTCAGGTTCATGCATCAGACAACACCACCACCTTCAGTGGTTTTCTGGTTCGTAAGAAATGA